The Electrophorus electricus isolate fEleEle1 chromosome 19, fEleEle1.pri, whole genome shotgun sequence genome has a segment encoding these proteins:
- the zgc:194930 gene encoding uncharacterized protein zgc:194930: MGCRCCRMIKSYIYDPTVPVDAHSYKQDHSSNSLVPPYQCHRLPNETAHKKHGFHNLAYTGNSSPTKSDIDNNHINQLHVNNQARSSPPQLPESDSILYIMHPEGGLPPVQTFLTLPSAPPMCSMQPMCSMLGTEPFKQADSFRDSGLGNGGTVDGNNGSGGRWCGQEEEEEGEGWRQERREAGAPEHVGDVVDEESVISVDIHTSSTSLSSADTKLAEDDEERENPVGEKKAEDSVSITESMVAEALAALEAATAGEEDE; the protein is encoded by the exons ATGGGGTGCAGATGCTGTAGGATGATAAAAAG TTATATCTATGACCCCACGGTGCCTGTAGATGCCCACAGCTACAAGCAGGACCATTCCAGTAACTCCTTAGTACCTCCCTACCAGTGTCACAGACTACCAAATGAGACGGCCCACAAGAAACATGGCTTCCACAACTTGGCTTACACCGGCAACTCCAGCCCCACCAAATCTGACATTGACAACAACCACATAAACCAACTCCATGTTAACAACCAGGCTAGATCCAGCCCACCTCAGCTACCAGAGAGTGACTCCATCCTCTACATTATGCATCCCGAGGGCGGGCTTCCACCTGTACAAACCTTCCTCACCCTCCCCAGTGCCCCACCCATGTGCAGCATGCAGCCCATGTGCAGCATGCTGGGGACGGAACCCTTCAAGCAAGCGGACAGCTTCCGTGACTCGGGCCTGGGGAATGGTGGGACGGTGGATGGGAACAACGGCTCAGGTGGCCGCTGGTgtggacaggaggaggaggaggagggagaggggtggCGGCAGGAACGCAGGGAGGCTGGCGCACCCGAGCATGTTGGCGACGTAGTGGATGAGGAGAGCGTGATCTCGGTGGATATCCACACCAGCAGCACCAGTCTCTCCTCGGCGGACACGAAGCTGGCGGAGGACGACGAGGAAAGGGAGAATCCGGTGGGGGAGAAGAAGGCTGAGGACTCTGTGAGCATCACTGAATCTATGGTGGCCGAAGCTCTTGCTGCACTGGAGGCAGCAACTGCAGGAGAGGAAGACGAGTGA